A region of Syntrophorhabdaceae bacterium DNA encodes the following proteins:
- a CDS encoding DUF3362 domain-containing protein: QMKVAPEHCVEHVLKIMNKPSFDIYEQFVKRFEETKRKTGKNLYLVNYFISAHPGATLSDALKLATYLKKRNIHPEQIQDFMPLPLTLSGAIYYTEKDPYTGERVYTAKTFRERKMHRALIQYNNPKNRQLIREALGLLKQEHR; encoded by the coding sequence GCCAGATGAAGGTGGCCCCTGAACATTGTGTCGAGCATGTTCTGAAGATCATGAACAAACCGTCCTTCGATATCTATGAACAATTCGTAAAGAGATTTGAAGAAACAAAAAGAAAGACCGGAAAAAATCTCTATCTTGTCAATTACTTTATCAGCGCTCATCCTGGCGCCACTCTGTCAGACGCCCTGAAACTCGCCACCTATCTTAAAAAGCGGAATATCCATCCGGAGCAGATCCAGGATTTTATGCCCCTGCCCCTCACCCTGTCCGGGGCAATCTACTATACTGAAAAAGATCCTTATACCGGTGAGCGGGTCTATACGGCAAAGACATTCCGCGAAAGAAAGATGCACCGCGCACTCATCCAATACAACAATCCGAAAAACAGGCAGCTTATCAGGGAGGCGCTGGGGCTTCTGAAACAGGAACATCGATAA
- a CDS encoding response regulator — protein sequence MMKKRILIIDDEKDFCRVVKLNLERTKHYEVLFATDGRSGMEIARKQSPDLILLDIRMPGMSGGEIAEELLDDPSTGNIPIIFLTALVKKDEVARQSGYISGHPFIAKPVTAQDLIKRIEEEMNVIGEKTRDS from the coding sequence ATGATGAAAAAGAGGATCCTTATTATCGACGACGAGAAGGATTTCTGCAGGGTCGTGAAGCTCAACCTCGAACGGACAAAACACTACGAAGTGCTCTTCGCTACCGACGGCAGGTCCGGCATGGAGATTGCCAGGAAACAAAGTCCGGACCTTATTCTCCTTGATATCAGGATGCCCGGGATGAGTGGCGGAGAGATCGCCGAAGAATTGCTTGATGATCCGTCGACAGGCAATATACCGATCATTTTTCTCACAGCCCTTGTGAAAAAGGATGAGGTTGCAAGGCAGAGCGGTTACATCTCGGGGCACCCGTTTATTGCCAAGCCTGTTACCGCGCAGGACCTCATCAAACGGATCGAGGAAGAAATGAACGTGATAGGTGAGAAAACCCGTGATTCGTAA
- a CDS encoding ATP-binding protein, whose protein sequence is MGGRKKKDGTVKKGPDRVSSNMLESHKMAIVGQLFRGIAHDMKNPLSVILQGSEFLGCSETLDDSAKKILGMIKNAASKIDVMIENILGFARLAAGQAQVTDIRTLIDESLVLLGPQLNTGFVQVARDFPPSLPGCKVNRSEIRHALVSILMNAADAIPEDGIVSIEVRQVLYESGKDSVAIMVTDNGCGIPEDNLGRIFEVFFTTKKDQGRIGLGLAVARDIIERHNGRLSIESKEGKGTNVLIVLPTE, encoded by the coding sequence ATGGGTGGGAGAAAAAAGAAAGATGGGACTGTTAAGAAAGGCCCTGATCGCGTTAGTTCCAACATGCTCGAATCGCATAAGATGGCCATCGTGGGACAGCTTTTCCGCGGGATTGCCCACGATATGAAGAATCCTCTTTCGGTAATATTACAAGGCTCAGAGTTTCTGGGATGTTCCGAAACCCTCGATGATTCAGCGAAAAAGATCCTGGGGATGATAAAGAACGCGGCCTCCAAGATCGACGTCATGATAGAGAATATCCTGGGTTTTGCCAGACTTGCCGCGGGCCAGGCGCAGGTAACCGATATCAGAACACTTATCGATGAAAGCCTTGTCCTGCTGGGACCGCAACTGAATACCGGGTTTGTACAGGTAGCACGTGATTTTCCTCCATCTCTGCCGGGATGCAAGGTAAACAGGAGCGAAATCAGGCATGCCCTTGTAAGTATACTGATGAACGCGGCAGACGCGATCCCGGAGGACGGGATCGTATCGATAGAGGTGAGGCAGGTTCTCTACGAGTCGGGAAAGGACAGCGTGGCCATCATGGTTACTGATAACGGGTGCGGCATTCCGGAGGATAACCTGGGCCGGATCTTTGAGGTTTTTTTTACAACAAAGAAAGACCAGGGAAGAATTGGGCTGGGTCTTGCTGTCGCCCGTGATATTATCGAAAGGCATAATGGGCGCCTCAGCATTGAGAGCAAGGAGGGGAAGGGCACAAACGTGTTGATCGTGTTGCCGACAGAGTGA
- a CDS encoding Txe/YoeB family addiction module toxin has product MSWRLVFTRQAQKDAKKIAQSGLKTQASRLLDILREDPYQNPPPYEKPVGDLSGSCSRRINIQHRLIYQVLDDIKTIKIIRMWTHYE; this is encoded by the coding sequence GTGAGTTGGCGGCTGGTCTTTACCAGACAAGCCCAAAAAGACGCAAAGAAGATAGCACAGTCCGGTCTCAAGACCCAGGCATCCCGTCTGCTGGACATCCTTCGGGAAGACCCATATCAAAACCCGCCGCCATACGAGAAGCCTGTGGGAGATCTCTCCGGCTCCTGTTCCCGGAGAATCAACATCCAGCACCGTTTGATCTACCAGGTTCTTGACGACATCAAGACGATAAAGATTATCCGGATGTGGACGCATTATGAATAG
- a CDS encoding type II toxin-antitoxin system Phd/YefM family antitoxin has translation MTTLSASDARKRLYNLVDEVKETHVPVQIVGKRNSAVLVSEEDWKAIEETLYLTSIPGMRESIKKGMKTPVGKCSGEPGW, from the coding sequence ATGACAACGTTATCCGCGTCAGATGCAAGAAAACGTTTATATAATCTGGTGGATGAGGTAAAAGAAACCCACGTGCCGGTTCAGATTGTCGGTAAGAGAAATTCTGCCGTTCTTGTCTCCGAGGAAGACTGGAAGGCCATAGAGGAGACTTTGTATCTGACCTCCATACCGGGCATGCGTGAGTCCATCAAGAAAGGTATGAAGACCCCTGTCGGGAAGTGCTCCGGGGAACCGGGCTGGTGA